One genomic region from Phragmites australis chromosome 1, lpPhrAust1.1, whole genome shotgun sequence encodes:
- the LOC133883817 gene encoding uncharacterized protein LOC133883817, with product MPPKVRGRRSGRGGQGGRGRTAAPGGGDARSVAESSVPEGGGQVDLVAAIREMQEVVMRTLGQGQGQAAGAGHTAMAPRTTAARRGSGMMLRDWVGLKLDSFDGSGSPIQAADWLAYMVKQVEAFEVGIQDSVRFVTQLLKGEAQIWWDSVLASRSVVLGSPSWEEFARQYERRFYPAAFLDKMHIKLEQFTQDRRSVTEYEVGFNQIVRFVPHVAHDEAEKARRFRQGLRPAIRHTLGAFPITDFRSMVEQALGVELQFSYTDDLRKTSSGDQYRGPTERGGHSSGPMQRKGKGHRYQPYRGSSGPSRAPGGSVPQTRPFAKPGMGMVCFRCGDSHRRSECTWRGKCSLCGLENHKDVVCRKNPNAKLRWEPVSSSAGGQHSGGSVQMLAAPPTPQYLPAPSSASSAAPTPPHGVYWVPQFFPPPGPVPPQWGSAPTRSGAGTSSSQAALGVYAAPLVGGVDRGDVVTGIISVDSVDASALFDSGASFSKLIRPWWLTHRVALLLVARSVQAVLYP from the exons ATGCCGCCAAAGGTTCGTGGTCGTCGATCTGGTCGTGGAGGGCAGGGAGGACGTGGTCGCACTGCGGCGCCAGGGGGTGGCGATGCGCGGTCGGTGGCTGAGTCGTCCGTGCCAGAGGGAGGAGGTCAGGTTGACCTGGTTGCTGCCATTAGAGAGATGCAAGAGGTGGTGATGAGGACGCTTGGGCAGGGCCAGGGTCAGGCTGCGGGTGCTGGTCACACCGCTATGGCGCCCAGGACTACTGCCGCTAGACGTGGCAGTGGCATGATGCTGCGAGACTGGGTCGGGTTGAAGCTCGACAGCTTCGATGGGTCTGGCAGTCCAATCCAGGCAGCGGATTGGTTGGCCTATATGGTGAAGCAAGTTGAGGCTTTTGAGGTGGGGATACAGGACAGTGTGCGTTTTGTGACTCAGCTGCTGAAGGGAGAGGCTCAGATTTGGTGGGATAGTGTGTTGGCTTCCAGGTCCGTGGTATTGGGCAGTCCTTCTTGGGAGGAGTTTGCTCGCCAGTACGAGAGACGGTTCTACCCTGCCGCTTTCCTCGACAAGATGCATATCAAGTTGGAACAATTCACTCAGGACAGGAGGTCAGTGACAGAGTATGAGGTTGGCTTCAACCAGATTGTTCGGTTCGTGCCCCATGTGGCACACGATGAGGCGGAGAAGGCTCGACGCTTCCGGCAGGGGCTTCGCCCTGCCATTCGCCACACACTTGGTGCCTTCCCTATCACTGACTTTCGTTCGATGGTGGAGCAGGCACTTGGTGTAGAGTTGCAGTTCAGCTACACTGATGATCTCCGTAAGACTTCCAGTGGAGACCAGTACAGAGGCCCTACGGAGAGAGGGGGCCATTCTAGTGGCCCTATGCAGAGGAAGGGAAAAGGCCATCGTTATCAGCCCTACCGTGGCAGCTCTGGGCCGTCACGTGCTCCAGGAGGGAGTGTGCCTCAGACCCGCCCCTTTGCCAAGCCTGGCATGGGCATGGTCTGCTTCCGTTGTGGTGATTCGCATCGTCGCAGCGAGTGCACTTGGCGTGGGAAGTGCTCCTTGTGTGGTCTGGAGAACCACAAGGACGTGGTGTGTAGGAAGAACCCCAACGCCAAGCTGCGTTGGGAGCCCGTATCGTCCTCAGCTGGAGGGCAGCACTCTGGGGGCTCGGTCCAGATGCTAGCTGCGCCTCCTACCCCGCAGTATCTACCAGCACCTTCTTCAGCTTCGTCGGCTGCCCCTACACCTCCACACGGGGTTTACTGGGTACCCCAGTTTTTCCCACCGCCGGGCCCGGTGCCACCGCAGTGGGGTTCCGCACCGACACGTTCGGGTGCGGGAACTTCTTCGTCACAGGCTGCTCTTGGAGTCTACGCTGCGCCCCTAGTTGGGGGTGTGGACCGCGGTGACGTGGTGACAGGTATCATTTCAGTTGATTCTGTTGATGCTAGTGCTTTGTTCGACTCTGGTGCTAGTTTCTC GAAATTGATCAGGCCGTGGTGGTTAACTCACCGCGTGGCCTTATTACTAGTTGCAAGGTCTGTCCAGGCTGTCTTGTATCCTTAG
- the LOC133914062 gene encoding uncharacterized protein At1g51745-like encodes MGSCAGEEDLPGGVTGADAEVGALVWVRRRNGSWWPGRILGMDELPENCVIPPRSAGTPIKLLGRPDGSIDWYNLEKSKRVKSFRCGEYDECIEKAKALARQQKRTQTEGRYVRREDAIMHALEIERSRFPNKGDDLEEDTDNDICASQNIYSGKSKNINGLNKRSSRTSRGLYDIEENSAQGLSQALVLYKQPQNTSSSSTRYASSSKKKRKGHKDFEDDTTQGFQRMRDLREIGTKNVPRQKPGAAIFSDEHQDVPLLESGQSFGYDLSNTNGIKKSKQSHSSIKKKRSNIGQSYENSRKKGRRRPLSKLCEDSEVTVPTYCHWDPSGQSSSQYPGDQMSNLFEPSRAKTIFSTDVHNCSYSSGTSSLETLVDTSRTNHKGAAKAITVKDAEVKCMTRFLNDDCSDGDEFFDALPLEADVLKEGHFDTYGSCTSIKDQISKLSNQDTDCSKAGISSIRHHRSSKKKSISSVTPIPNESHKRDKNLLLQQYEGTTKLDGAVCKPTELENIMRLATPEHDESSETISNHSNSEKGTASFPYYVPLQVIMPEQQPDLKPPRCHVMRPTKRGRADYRLYDVELTVQRSYKGHPVPLVSLMSKWTCKPIVGYPVTVEVLKDSRPAASRDEHRPAMGSLNSLLKSRAAEPRQARSSHKSRSNSSGRKKVSEHDLDKSWRPHTKKPASSPRKMRRLSSFASSWRESASMKTVVAKTGGPTVACVPLRLVFSRINEALSFPVRQENPT; translated from the exons ATGGGGAGCTGCGCGGGAGAGGAGGATTTGCCCGGCGGCGTGACGGGGGCGGACGCCGAGGTGGGGGCGCTCGTGTGGGTGCGCCGCCGCAACGGATCCTGGTGGCCCGGTCGGATCCTCGGCATGGACGAGCTGCCCGAGAACTGCGTCATCCCACCGCGCTCGGCCGGCACGCCCATCAAGCTCCTCGGCCGCCCCGACGGTAGCAT TGACTGGTATAATCTCGAGAAGTCTAAACGTGTGAAGTCATTTCGGTGTGGAGAATATGATGAATGTATAGAAAAAGCCAAGGCTCTAGCTCGCCAGCAAAAGAGGACACAGACTGAAGGGAGGTATGTTCGTAGAGAGGATGCCATCATGCATGCCCTTGAAATTGAAAGGTCCCGTTTTCCAAATAAAGGTGATGATCTTGAAGAGGACACTGATAATGATATTTGTGCATCCCAGAACATCTATTCCGGAAAATCTAAAAACATAAATGGGCTCAACAAAAGATCTTCTCGCACTTCAAGGGGTCTGTATGATATTGAAGAAAATTCAGCTCAAGGTTTGTCTCAAGCCTTGGTACTGTATAAACAGCCACAAAATACATCATCTTCAAGCACTAGGTATGCATCATCATCAAAGAAGAAACGAAAGGGACACAAGGATTTTGAGGATGATACAACTCAAGGATTCCAGCGTATGAGAGATCTTAGGGAGATCGGAACAAAGAATGTTCCCAGGCAGAAGCCCGGTGCAGCCATCTTTTCAGATGAGCATCAGGATGTACCTCTTCTTGAAAGTGGACAAAGCTTTGGCTATGATTTGTCCAATACCAATGGGATAAAGAAGAGTAAGCAGTCTCATTCGTCCATAAAAAAGAAACGCTCCAATATTGGGCAATCCTATGAAAATTCGAGGAAGAAAGGTAGGCGCCGTCCTCTATCAAAGTTATGTGAAGATTCAGAAGTGACTGTTCCAACATATTGTCACTGGGACCCTTCAGGGCAGTCTTCTAGTCAGTACCCAGGAGACCAAATGTCCAATCTGTTTGAACCAAGTAGggcaaaaactattttttcaaCTGATGTACATAACTGTTCCTACAGCTCAGGCACTTCAAGTTTGGAGACCTTAGTAGATACATCACGCACTAATCACAAAGGTGCTGCCAAGGCTATTACAGTAAAGGATGCTGAAGTCAAGTGCATGACTAGATTTCTCAATGATGACTGCTCTGATGGTGATGAATTTTTTGATGCCCTTCCTTTGGAAGCTGATGTTCTGAAGGAAG GCCATTTCGATACTTATGGATCTTGTACATCCATAAAGGATCAAATCTCAAAACTTAGCAATCAAGATACTGACTGCAGCAAAGCTGGCATATCTTCAATTAGGCATCATAGAAGTTCCAAGAAGAAAAGCATAAGCTCTGTCACTCCAATACCTAATGAAAGCCACAAGAGGGATAAGAATTTGCTGCTGCAGCAATATGAAGGGACAACAAAATTGGACGGTGCTGTCTGTAAGCCTACTGAACTTGAGAATATTATGCGGCTTGCAACACCTGAGCACGATGAGTCCTCTGAAACTATAAGCAACCATTCAAATTCTGAGAAGGGCACAGCATCATTCCCATATTATGTTCCACTTCAAGTAATAATGCCTGAACAGCAACCTGACCTGAAACCTCCAAGATGCCATGTAATGAGGCCAACCAAGAGAGGACGTGCAGATTATAGATTATATGATGTTGAGCTGACTGTTCAAAGAAGCTACAAGGGCCATCCCGTGCCCCTTGTTTCCCTCATGAGTAAATGGACATGTAAACCCATTGTGGGGTATCCTGTCACTGTGGAGGTTTTGAAGGATAGTCGTCCCGCAGCAAGTAGGGATGAGCACCGCCCAGCAATGGGCAGTCTTAATTCCTTACTAAAGAGCAGAGCTGCAGAACCACGGCAAGCAAGATCTTCACATAAATCACGATCAAATTCTAGTGGTCGCAAAAAGGTCTCGGAGCATGATTTGGATAAGTCTTGGCGCCCCCATACCAAGAAACCAGCATCTTCACCGAGGAAAATGCGGAGGCTCTCATCTTTCGCCAGCAGTTGGAGAGAGAGCGCAAGCATGAAGACTGTAGTCGCAAAAACTGGTGGACCTACCGTTGCGTGCGTCCCACTTCGACTCGTTTTCAGCAGGATCAATGAAGCACTAAGCTTTCCAGTGAGACAAGAAAACCCCACGTGA